The genomic interval CATCGAATAGATGCGGAAGATGGTGTCGTCGCGCACCGCGACTTTGCGTTCGACGTCGGCGAAGCCGAGCGAGGACTGGTACACGATCTGGCCGCGACGATACACCAGTGTCTGGGTGCCGGGCAGCTTGCCGGAATCGAGATACAGCCGCCGCAGATGATCGTCGATCCGGCGCAGCGCGGCCTCGGACATGCCGGCGCTGGCGGCCGATCCGATGGTCGGCGTCGAGGATTGGGCTACTGCGGCTTGGCTCGGCATCGCTTCACTCCTGAAGATCGTGGATCGTCCGGTTGACGGTCCCGGATTCTGAGATGGTTCGCTCGGGCGCCCTTGATATCGGAAAACCGTGACGCGTTCTATCGGCGCCATGCGGCGCGCGATGCGCCGACGTCTGTGCTTCCATGCATGCCCGCCTTCCGTGGCGGCGCTTACCACGGCAGGAAGCATGGTGTACCGTCGCCGCCTCTCCAACGACCATTGAGCGGGACATGCCTCAATTCGACGAGACCGACCTCACCGAGGCGGTCGTCAAGAGCTTCGACGAAACCCCCGATCCGCGCATGAAGCTGTTGATGCGCGAGCTGGTGCGCTCGCTGCACGACTATGTCCGCCGCACCGGCCTGACCTTCGAGGAATGGGAGAAGGCGATCGATTTCCTCACCCGCACGGGGCAGAAATGCACGCCGAGCCGGCAGGAATTCATCCTGCTGTCGGACGTACTCGGGGTCTCGATGCTGGTCGATGCCGTCAATCACCGCGACCGCGCCGGCGCGACGCAGACGACGGTGCTCGGCCCGTTCTATGTCGGCGAGCACAAGCCGATGGCGCACGGCGCCGACATTGCCGAAGGCGTTGACGGCGAACCGATGTATGTGGCGGCCCGCGTCACCGATCTCGACGGCGCGCCGATCGTCAATGCGGCGGTCGATGTCTGGCACGCCGACGATGACGGCTTCTATGATTCCCAGAAACCTGGATATGCCGAGCAGGGCGCGTCGCTGCGGGCGCGGTTCGCGACCGACGCGGACGGACGGGTGGCGTTCCGCACCATCCTGCCGTGCAGCTATCCGATCCCGATCGACGGCCCGGTCGGTGACCTGATCCTGGCGGCCCGCAGGCACCCAATGCGGCCGGCCCATGTGCATTTTCTGGTCAGCGCCCCTGGCTTCGAGCCGCTGGTCACCCATGTTTTCATCGAAGGTGATAAATATCTGGAGTCCGACGTCGTCTTCGGGGTCAAGGACGAGCTGATTTCGAACGTTGAATTGCGCAACGATGCGGTGATGCCCGACGGTCGCGAAGCCTCGGGGCCGTGGCATTTGATGACTTACGAGTTCCGGCTGAAGCCGGGCCAAGGCGCCGCGCCGCGACCGATGATGGCCAGCACGGCGTGATCGTGATGGGAGTGGATGGTGACTGGGGACATGCGCAGATTCGGCCGGATGGGGCCGAAGCTTGCGCCGATCGGGCAGGGCACCTGGTATATCGACCAGGGTGACCGCGCGTCGGCGCTCGCCGCGCTGCGGCGCGGCCTCGATCTCGGCCTGACGCACATCGACACTGCCGAGATGTATGGCGACGCCGAGCCTTTGGTCGCCGAAGCGATTGCCGGCCGGCGCGACGAGGTGTTCTTGG from Rhodopseudomonas palustris carries:
- a CDS encoding intradiol ring-cleavage dioxygenase, whose amino-acid sequence is MPQFDETDLTEAVVKSFDETPDPRMKLLMRELVRSLHDYVRRTGLTFEEWEKAIDFLTRTGQKCTPSRQEFILLSDVLGVSMLVDAVNHRDRAGATQTTVLGPFYVGEHKPMAHGADIAEGVDGEPMYVAARVTDLDGAPIVNAAVDVWHADDDGFYDSQKPGYAEQGASLRARFATDADGRVAFRTILPCSYPIPIDGPVGDLILAARRHPMRPAHVHFLVSAPGFEPLVTHVFIEGDKYLESDVVFGVKDELISNVELRNDAVMPDGREASGPWHLMTYEFRLKPGQGAAPRPMMASTA